The following is a genomic window from Streptomyces sp. cg36.
CGCTGCCCTCAGGTAAATACTGCGTGCAGTTGTATGACGACAAGAACACAGGACTGCTGGAGCTAGACAGTAACTATCCGTATCCCACCTGGAATGAGGTCTGCGGCCGGGCCGCAGTTCCGACAATCCAGAACACCTCCGCAGGCGGTGATCTCGGGCGGTTCACATCAGACATCCGGCTTCTGGACAACGATCCGTACTACGTCCAGACAGGATTCGAGTACTGTGACATCAAGTCAGTCTGCAACATCAGCTAGCCGCTAGGCCCCCATGGCATCGGCCCTCCAGGTAGGTTACTGGAGGGCCGATCTCTTTTGCGGGTCAGCTGACGACCCATTCCAGCATGCGCTCCTCATGAATAGAGGGGCGACAGCCCACAGTGGGAAGAGGCGACATGCCTTCCACTGCCCTACAGATATCGTCCATCATCAGGCCCATGCCCGGCCAGAGCCACACATACTCAGGAGAACCGAAAGAGATCTCTCCGACCTCTCCGTAATGTTCGATCCGGTGGTCCACGAACAGCAGATCGCCACTCAATTTCTGGGCGAAGGGAACCCACTGCCGATGGGCAGTACGCCCCACCACCTCTTCCTCGTATCCCTCCTCCTCGGCGTCCTCTGCCATTTCGGCGAGGTTCTGCTGCCACTCCAGGATCCCCTCCGTGCCCAGGAGGCTGTAACCGAGGACGAACCCGCCGGCTTCCATGCTCGACCGGCGCGGCGTGACACCGTTGTGCATCGAGAGCAGCGCCTTGAGATCGCCGGTGAGCTGAAACCCAATGCCGACTTCTAGCGTGAGGATATCTGCATCGGACGCGCCTGGTCGCAGCACGGCGTGCTCTTCCGGGGCGTTGCACGTAAGCCAATCATCGAACCTCTTCCAAAGGTGTTCGAAGTGAAACGGTCCATCAGAGGCAGACTGATCCATTCGGTCCTCCACGCTGCTCCGTACCAGTGGACGATTATGTCAAGCGATGTCATTGTTCCACTCGTGCTGTCCCCCTTCTGTCCGGGGCGGGAGCAGGCTGTTACTGGGCGAGG
Proteins encoded in this region:
- a CDS encoding SMI1/KNR4 family protein, which gives rise to MDQSASDGPFHFEHLWKRFDDWLTCNAPEEHAVLRPGASDADILTLEVGIGFQLTGDLKALLSMHNGVTPRRSSMEAGGFVLGYSLLGTEGILEWQQNLAEMAEDAEEEGYEEEVVGRTAHRQWVPFAQKLSGDLLFVDHRIEHYGEVGEISFGSPEYVWLWPGMGLMMDDICRAVEGMSPLPTVGCRPSIHEERMLEWVVS